In a single window of the Drosophila albomicans strain 15112-1751.03 chromosome 3, ASM965048v2, whole genome shotgun sequence genome:
- the LOC117568490 gene encoding suppressor-of-stellate-like protein isoform X3 — translation MSHNRRSKSSDGSWVGWFVNLEVNAFLCRVPYDYIEDKFNLTGLETMVPNFPQALDALLDTEFDTEYGFNPMETDSETTAQLYGLIHARYILSPLGIDKMYMKYKRGDFGFCPRIYCDGQLMLPVGLTDRIGESHVKVYCPRCQDVYQPQDRCAVLDGSMFGSSFPHMFFMQLPHLLPEPPIEKYTPRIYGFKVHKSALVPASTESTASNNNDSNCNNQNTLPSSVDSTQNLRRRFNFTLT, via the exons atgtcCCACAA TCGCAGGTCCAAATCGTCGGATGGATCTTGGGTTGGATGGTTTGTCAACCTTGAAGTAAATGCATTCTTGTGTCGTGTGCCCTACGATTATATTGAggacaaattcaatttgactGGACTAGAGACGATGGTGCCGAATTTTCCTCAAGCACTGGATGCTCTGCTCGATACAGAGTTTGACACGGAATACGGGTTCAATCCGATGGAAACTGACTCTGAGACAACGGCACAATTATATGGTCTGATTCATGCTCGATATATTTTGAGCCCTCTTGGCATCGACAAAATGTATATGAAGTATAAACGTGGCGATTTCGGTTTCTGTCCTCGCATCTATTGTGATGGTCAGCTCATGTTGCCCGTGGGTCTAACTGATCGCATTGGCGAGTCGCATGTGAAGGTTTATTGCCCTCGGTGCCAAGATGTGTATCAGCCACAAGATCGCTGCGCTGTGCTCGATGGTTCAATGTTTGGCAGCAGCTTTCCGCACATGTTTTTCATGCAACTGCCACATCTTCTCCCGGAGCCTCCAATTGAGAAATACACGCCACG CATCTATGGCTTTAAGGTGCACAAATCGGCTCTGGTGCCAGCCTCAACAGAGTCGACGGCTTCCAACAATAACGATAGCAATTGCAACAATCAGAATACTCTTCCATCGAGTGTTGATTCCACACAGAACTTGCGTCGTCGTTTTAACTTTACACTTACATAA
- the LOC117568490 gene encoding suppressor-of-stellate-like protein isoform X2, whose translation MSHNSRRSKSSDGSWVGWFVNLEVNAFLCRVPYDYIEDKFNLTGLETMVPNFPQALDALLDTEFDTEYGFNPMETDSETTAQLYGLIHARYILSPLGIDKMYMKYKRGDFGFCPRIYCDGQLMLPVGLTDRIGESHVKVYCPRCQDVYQPQDRCAVLDGSMFGSSFPHMFFMQLPHLLPEPPIEKYTPRIYGFKVHKSALVPASTESTASNNNDSNCNNQNTLPSSVDSTQNLRRRFNFTLT comes from the exons atgtcCCACAA CAGTCGCAGGTCCAAATCGTCGGATGGATCTTGGGTTGGATGGTTTGTCAACCTTGAAGTAAATGCATTCTTGTGTCGTGTGCCCTACGATTATATTGAggacaaattcaatttgactGGACTAGAGACGATGGTGCCGAATTTTCCTCAAGCACTGGATGCTCTGCTCGATACAGAGTTTGACACGGAATACGGGTTCAATCCGATGGAAACTGACTCTGAGACAACGGCACAATTATATGGTCTGATTCATGCTCGATATATTTTGAGCCCTCTTGGCATCGACAAAATGTATATGAAGTATAAACGTGGCGATTTCGGTTTCTGTCCTCGCATCTATTGTGATGGTCAGCTCATGTTGCCCGTGGGTCTAACTGATCGCATTGGCGAGTCGCATGTGAAGGTTTATTGCCCTCGGTGCCAAGATGTGTATCAGCCACAAGATCGCTGCGCTGTGCTCGATGGTTCAATGTTTGGCAGCAGCTTTCCGCACATGTTTTTCATGCAACTGCCACATCTTCTCCCGGAGCCTCCAATTGAGAAATACACGCCACG CATCTATGGCTTTAAGGTGCACAAATCGGCTCTGGTGCCAGCCTCAACAGAGTCGACGGCTTCCAACAATAACGATAGCAATTGCAACAATCAGAATACTCTTCCATCGAGTGTTGATTCCACACAGAACTTGCGTCGTCGTTTTAACTTTACACTTACATAA
- the LOC117569481 gene encoding glycoprotein-N-acetylgalactosamine 3-beta-galactosyltransferase 1-like isoform X2, with protein MPDKMKYDNLEERSLLYEGIRLLLIIIAGTIAGFLIGTFFLIIPTSRIKFQLDKNNAHETNNFANFTDKLLQQSKENSFLTVQLHQRVRILCWIMTNPINHQKKMHHVKRTWGAGYVLSQEAVRRFVEDALPTPNLCSDHIEMRKCMDFLNVMESDLTNANVDRLCPFLPVNQLIPNQYYNNNRKSLFWHQIYKLIEKSECCTDNERPNPFYLLEYLIYHLRTHQFINTLKELRTK; from the exons atgccagataaaatgaaatacgaTAATTTGGAGGAACGCTCTTTGCTATACGAAG GAATCCGTTTGCTCCTCATAATCATAGCAGGCACAATTGCTGGCTTCTTGATAGGAACATTTTTCTTGATTATACCAACATCTCGAATTAAGTTTCAGCTCGATAAGAACAACGCCCATGAAACTAACAACTTCGCTAACTTTACTGACAAGCTTCTCCAGCAGTCAAAAGAGAATTCATTTCTCACTGTGCAACTGCATCAAAGAGTGAGAATTCTCTGCTGGATCATGACAAATCCCATCAACCATCAGAAGAAGATGCACCATGTGAAACGCACCTGGG GAGCTGGTTATGTGCTCAGTCAGGAGGCAGTGCGTCGATTTGTGGAGGATGCTCTGCCAACTCCAAATTTGTGCAGTGACCACATAGAAATGAGAAAATGCATGGACTTTTTGAATGTGATGGAAAGCGATTTAACAAATGCCAATGTCGATAGATTGTGTCCTTTCCTACCAGTTAATCAATTAATTCCgaatcaatattataataataacaggaAGTCTTTATTCTGGCATCAAATCTATAAATTGATAGAG AAATCAGAATGTTGCACTGATAATGAAAGGCCTAATCCATTTTATCTATTggaatatttgatatatcatTTAAGAACGCATCAAttcataaatactttaaaagaATTGCGTACAAAATAG
- the LOC117569481 gene encoding glycoprotein-N-acetylgalactosamine 3-beta-galactosyltransferase 1-like isoform X1, giving the protein MPDKMKYDNLEERSLLYEGIRLLLIIIAGTIAGFLIGTFFLIIPTSRIKFQLDKNNAHETNNFANFTDKLLQQSKENSFLTVQLHQRVRILCWIMTNPINHQKKMHHVKRTWGKHCNKLIFMSSAKETELDVVPLANGPNKTKEALKYIYENHIDDADWFLNADDDTYTIVDSIRYKLQFYDSKSPVYFGCKFNQDDISIGAGYVLSQEAVRRFVEDALPTPNLCSDHIEMRKCMDFLNVMESDLTNANVDRLCPFLPVNQLIPNQYYNNNRKSLFWHQIYKLIEKSECCTDNERPNPFYLLEYLIYHLRTHQFINTLKELRTK; this is encoded by the exons atgccagataaaatgaaatacgaTAATTTGGAGGAACGCTCTTTGCTATACGAAG GAATCCGTTTGCTCCTCATAATCATAGCAGGCACAATTGCTGGCTTCTTGATAGGAACATTTTTCTTGATTATACCAACATCTCGAATTAAGTTTCAGCTCGATAAGAACAACGCCCATGAAACTAACAACTTCGCTAACTTTACTGACAAGCTTCTCCAGCAGTCAAAAGAGAATTCATTTCTCACTGTGCAACTGCATCAAAGAGTGAGAATTCTCTGCTGGATCATGACAAATCCCATCAACCATCAGAAGAAGATGCACCATGTGAAACGCACCTGGGGTAAGCATTGTAATAAACTCATCTTCATGAGCTCGGCCAAAGAGACTGAGTTAGATGTTGTCCCGCTTGCCAATGGACCCAACAAGACCAAAGAGGCCCTGAAATACATCTATGAAAACCACATCGATGATGCGGATTGGTTTCTAAATGCGGACGATGACACCTACACAATCGTTGACAGTATCCGCTATAAGCTACAGTTCTACGATTCCAAATCTCCAGTTTACTTTGGCTGTAAGTTTAATCAGGATGATATATCAATAGGAGCTGGTTATGTGCTCAGTCAGGAGGCAGTGCGTCGATTTGTGGAGGATGCTCTGCCAACTCCAAATTTGTGCAGTGACCACATAGAAATGAGAAAATGCATGGACTTTTTGAATGTGATGGAAAGCGATTTAACAAATGCCAATGTCGATAGATTGTGTCCTTTCCTACCAGTTAATCAATTAATTCCgaatcaatattataataataacaggaAGTCTTTATTCTGGCATCAAATCTATAAATTGATAGAG AAATCAGAATGTTGCACTGATAATGAAAGGCCTAATCCATTTTATCTATTggaatatttgatatatcatTTAAGAACGCATCAAttcataaatactttaaaagaATTGCGTACAAAATAG
- the LOC117568490 gene encoding suppressor-of-stellate-like protein isoform X1 → MLVLRLHCVEYNKNRRSKSSDGSWVGWFVNLEVNAFLCRVPYDYIEDKFNLTGLETMVPNFPQALDALLDTEFDTEYGFNPMETDSETTAQLYGLIHARYILSPLGIDKMYMKYKRGDFGFCPRIYCDGQLMLPVGLTDRIGESHVKVYCPRCQDVYQPQDRCAVLDGSMFGSSFPHMFFMQLPHLLPEPPIEKYTPRIYGFKVHKSALVPASTESTASNNNDSNCNNQNTLPSSVDSTQNLRRRFNFTLT, encoded by the exons ATGTTGGTTTTGAGATTACATTGtgttgaatataataaaaa TCGCAGGTCCAAATCGTCGGATGGATCTTGGGTTGGATGGTTTGTCAACCTTGAAGTAAATGCATTCTTGTGTCGTGTGCCCTACGATTATATTGAggacaaattcaatttgactGGACTAGAGACGATGGTGCCGAATTTTCCTCAAGCACTGGATGCTCTGCTCGATACAGAGTTTGACACGGAATACGGGTTCAATCCGATGGAAACTGACTCTGAGACAACGGCACAATTATATGGTCTGATTCATGCTCGATATATTTTGAGCCCTCTTGGCATCGACAAAATGTATATGAAGTATAAACGTGGCGATTTCGGTTTCTGTCCTCGCATCTATTGTGATGGTCAGCTCATGTTGCCCGTGGGTCTAACTGATCGCATTGGCGAGTCGCATGTGAAGGTTTATTGCCCTCGGTGCCAAGATGTGTATCAGCCACAAGATCGCTGCGCTGTGCTCGATGGTTCAATGTTTGGCAGCAGCTTTCCGCACATGTTTTTCATGCAACTGCCACATCTTCTCCCGGAGCCTCCAATTGAGAAATACACGCCACG CATCTATGGCTTTAAGGTGCACAAATCGGCTCTGGTGCCAGCCTCAACAGAGTCGACGGCTTCCAACAATAACGATAGCAATTGCAACAATCAGAATACTCTTCCATCGAGTGTTGATTCCACACAGAACTTGCGTCGTCGTTTTAACTTTACACTTACATAA